In a single window of the Agrobacterium vitis genome:
- a CDS encoding flagellar protein produces MQDQEHDPLDSDADEVVRPRTPRRSGASSMDRMLAAVGVVLACSAAMFPWYVFFNPDKFGIHVEPMDRTRDLPQVDARNVFSVSPMALVAREEREQKVPDNLDPLTTATASDIGRKDPDGEPLKIEQPFPGGGFRLLHVSNGRAMIEDASGMFMVKVGSVLPDNSRVATLEQRNGKWVIITSTGAIYENQ; encoded by the coding sequence ATGCAAGATCAAGAACATGATCCGTTAGACAGCGATGCCGACGAGGTGGTTCGGCCTCGTACGCCCCGCCGGTCGGGCGCGTCATCGATGGATAGGATGTTGGCGGCGGTTGGCGTCGTGCTGGCCTGCAGCGCGGCGATGTTTCCGTGGTATGTGTTTTTCAATCCCGATAAATTCGGCATTCATGTCGAGCCGATGGACCGGACCCGCGACTTGCCGCAGGTCGATGCGCGCAATGTGTTCAGCGTGTCTCCCATGGCCCTGGTGGCCCGCGAAGAGCGCGAACAGAAAGTTCCTGATAATCTCGACCCGCTGACCACGGCGACGGCGTCCGATATCGGGCGCAAAGATCCCGATGGTGAGCCCCTGAAGATCGAACAGCCCTTTCCCGGGGGCGGTTTCCGGCTGCTGCATGTCTCCAACGGTCGCGCCATGATCGAGGATGCCTCCGGCATGTTCATGGTCAAGGTCGGCTCCGTCCTGCCCGACAATAGCCGGGTTGCGACACTGGAACAACGCAATGGAAAATGGGTGATCATCACCAGCACCGGCGCGA